One window of Streptomyces sp. SUK 48 genomic DNA carries:
- a CDS encoding PspC domain-containing protein, whose amino-acid sequence MTALARPTHGRMIGGVCAGLARRFGTSATTMRVIFVLSCLLPGPQFLLYIALWILLPSEDKARVGNW is encoded by the coding sequence ATGACCGCCCTTGCCCGACCCACCCACGGCCGCATGATCGGCGGAGTGTGCGCGGGCCTGGCCCGCCGCTTCGGTACCTCCGCCACCACGATGCGCGTGATCTTCGTGCTGTCCTGTCTGCTGCCGGGTCCTCAGTTCCTGCTCTACATAGCCCTGTGGATCCTGCTGCCGTCCGAGGACAAGGCCCGCGTCGGCAACTGGTGA
- a CDS encoding ATP-binding protein, producing MKQSAVKTLGVAALGAAFAAVGAGAANAAPAAPDATQVAKALPGTVEGLTQGQGAVASGVAAAKPAVQRVLAQGPTGLLGGLPLGSTGLPTHGMGVNGIPLG from the coding sequence TGCCGTCAAGACCCTCGGTGTCGCCGCCCTCGGTGCCGCCTTCGCCGCCGTCGGCGCGGGCGCCGCCAACGCGGCCCCCGCCGCTCCCGACGCCACGCAGGTCGCCAAGGCGCTGCCGGGGACCGTCGAGGGGCTCACCCAGGGGCAGGGCGCCGTGGCCTCCGGCGTGGCCGCCGCGAAGCCGGCCGTGCAGCGTGTGCTCGCGCAGGGGCCGACCGGGCTGCTCGGCGGACTGCCGCTCGGCAGCACGGGCCTGCCCACCCACGGCATGGGCGTCAACGGGATCCCGCTCGGCTGA
- a CDS encoding VanZ family protein yields MQGQEDFGGVAAIRVRTAGGILLLADIVFVAWLMLRPLDVPWVTPPNLHPLAGIRADLALGWPGAVKPLGEGLALLAPLGVLLPMAHGRLTVSPLASLLRTAAAVCLISLGIALLQTGVPGRVVDVDSLLLNTAGAILAHLLVVPAARARLRRWERVHEGLEAEPVSFQEGLSQGRTPTIPRVGIAP; encoded by the coding sequence GTGCAGGGTCAAGAGGACTTCGGCGGCGTCGCCGCCATCCGCGTCCGGACGGCAGGGGGCATCCTCCTCCTCGCCGACATCGTCTTCGTCGCCTGGCTGATGCTGCGGCCACTGGACGTGCCCTGGGTGACACCGCCCAACCTGCACCCCCTGGCCGGTATCCGCGCCGACCTGGCGCTCGGGTGGCCGGGCGCGGTGAAGCCGCTCGGTGAGGGGCTCGCGCTGCTCGCGCCGCTCGGGGTGCTGCTGCCGATGGCGCACGGACGGCTCACCGTCTCCCCGCTCGCCTCGCTGCTGCGCACCGCCGCCGCGGTCTGCCTGATCTCGCTCGGCATCGCCCTGCTGCAGACCGGGGTGCCGGGCCGGGTGGTGGACGTCGACTCGCTGCTGCTGAACACGGCCGGGGCGATCCTGGCCCATCTGCTCGTCGTACCGGCGGCCCGTGCGCGTCTGCGCAGGTGGGAGCGGGTGCACGAGGGTCTGGAGGCGGAGCCGGTCAGCTTTCAGGAGGGGCTTTCTCAGGGGCGGACCCCGACGATTCCCAGGGTCGGAATCGCTCCTTAG